Proteins encoded together in one Vigna angularis cultivar LongXiaoDou No.4 chromosome 5, ASM1680809v1, whole genome shotgun sequence window:
- the LOC128196718 gene encoding tricyclene synthase EBOS, chloroplastic-like yields MTLVNPTLLNSSFTPHLTFPKPLKPVAPILLQRRIIFPRYNAITANVKVSERKSANYQPNLWTYDFLQSLKHAYADIRYEDRAKMLQEEVRRMIKDESSDIWLKLELINDVKRLGLSYHYDKEIGEALLRCHSSAGFSSTFVNRSLHETALCFRLLREYGHDVSADIFERFKEENGNFKASLVSDVKGMLSLYEASFLGYEGEKILDEAMVFSSFHLRVALNEGKGSNMLLEQVNHALELPLHHRIQRLEARWSIESYAKRTDSNRFLLEAAKLDFNIVQSTMQNDLQQMSRWWRGMGLASKLSFSRDRLMECFFWTVGMVFEPQFSDLRKGLTKVTSLITTIDDVYDVYGTLEELELFTAAVESWDVKAVQVLPDYMKICFLALYNTVNEFAYDALKEHGQDILPYLTKAWSDMLKAFLQEAKWSRDRHLPRFEDYINNAWVSVSGVVILTHAYFLLNQSITKEALQSLHNYHSLLQKPSLIFRLCNDLGTSKAELERGEAASSIVCFMRESGASEEGAYKHIHSLLNETWKKMNKDRVSQSPFPKAFVETAVNLGRISQCTYQYGDGHGAPDSTAKNRILSLIIEPIALYETEVSSNYKN; encoded by the exons ATGACTCTTGTGAACCCAACGTTACTCAATTCCTCTTTTACTCCACATCTCACTTTTCCCAAACCTCTGAAACCAGTAGCTCCTATTCTTCTCCAACGTAGGATAATCTTTCCTCGCTACAACGCAATCACCGCAAACGTTAAGGTTTCTGAAAGAAAATCAGCAAACTACCAACCCAACCTCTGGACTTACGACTTTCTGCAGTCCTTGAAGCATGCCTACGCT GATATAAGATACGAGGACAGAGCCAAGATGTTGCAGGAGGAAGTGAGGAGAATGATAAAGGATGAAAGTTCAGACATATGGCTCAAACTTGAACTCATTAACGATGTGAAACGATTGGGTCTGAGTTACCATTATGACAAGGAGATAGGTGAAGCCCTTCTTCGGTGTCACTCTTCTGCAGGATTCAGTAGCACATTCGTTAACAGAAGTTTGCATGAAACTGCTTTGTGCTTTAGGCTTCTCAGAGAATATGGCCATGATGTCTCAGCAG ATATATTTGAGAGGTTTAAGGAGGAGAATGGTAATTTCAAGGCAAGCCTTGTGAGCGATGTGAAGGGAATGCTGAGTCTGTACGAGGCATCGTTTCTTGGATACGAAGGAGAGAAGATTTTGGATGAGGCCATGGTCTTCTCTAGCTTCCATCTTAGGGTTGCCCTCAACGAAGGTAAAGGCAGTAACATGCTTTTGGAACAAGTGAATCATGCATTGGAGCTTCCACTCCATCACAGAATTCAAAGGCTGGAAGCAAGGTGGTCCATTGAATCTTATGCTAAAAGAACAGACTCAAATCGATTTCTGCTTGAAGCAGCAAAGCTTGATTTCAATATTGTGCAGTCAACAATGCAAAACGATCTCCAACAAATGTCAAG GTGGTGGAGGGGAATGGGACTGGCCTCAAAGTTAAGCTTCAGCCGAGACAGACTTATGGAATGTTTCTTTTGGACTGTTGGAATGGTCTTCGAGCCTCAGTTCAGTGATCTCCGTAAAGGCTTAACAAAAGTTACTTCCTTAATAACTACAATCGATGACGTTTATGATGTCTATGGCACCTTAGAAGAATTAGAACTTTTCACTGCAGCTGTGGAAAG TTGGGATGTTAAAGCAGTTCAAGTTCTCCCTGATTACATGAAGATATGTTTTCTGGCACTGTACAACACTGTCAACGAATTTGCCTATGATGCCCTTAAGGAACATGGACAAGATATTTTACCCTACCTCACCAAAGCA TGGTCTGATATGTTGAAAGCATTCCTACAAGAAGCCAAATGGAGTCGCGACAGACACTTGCCAAGATTCGAGGATTACATCAACAATGCATGGGTCTCAGTCTCCGGGGTGGTTATACTCACCCATGCTTATTTCTTACTAAACCAAAGCATTACAAAAGAGGCACTTCAATCCTTGCACAATTACCACTCCTTGTTACAGAAACCATCCCTTATTTTTCGACTTTGCAATGATCTGGGCACATCAAAG GCAGAGTTAGAGAGAGGTGAAGCAGCAAGCTCCATTGTATGTTTCATGCGAGAAAGTGGTGCTAGTGAAGAGGGTGCTTACAAGCACATCCATAGTTTGCTTAACGAAAcgtggaagaagatgaacaaagATAGAGTGTCACAGTCTCCTTTCCCTAAAGCTTTCGTAGAAACAGCCGTGAACCTTGGAAGAATTTCTCAGTGCACATATCAGTATGGAGATGGACATGGAGCCCCAGATAGCACTGCCAAGAATCGCATACTATCTTTGATAATTGAACCCATTGCACTTTACGAGACGGAG GTAAGTTCtaactataaaaattaa